Below is a window of Desmonostoc muscorum LEGE 12446 DNA.
CCAACCAAACCAGAACAACCAAAATTAGAACCTCCAACGGCTGCACCATCCCCTAGTTTGTCACCAACACCACCAAATATTATTGAGTCTCCTGTACCAGAACCACAGCCAACGGTAACCCCAACTCCAGAATCAACGCCATTACCAGAAGAAGTTACGCCTGAACCAGTAAAACCAAGATTTGGCGGATTTTTCAACCGTCAGGCTGGTAAGACGCCCACCCCAGAAGCAACAGTCATACCATCTCCTAGTTCCCTACCCACTCTGCCAGAAATCATTGAGTCTCCAGCAGCACAGCCAACAGTAACGCCAACTCCACAAGCAACACCAGAACCACAGCCAACAGTAACGCCAACTCCACAAGCAACACCATTACCCGAAAAAGTTGCGCCTGAGCGAGCAAAACGGAGATTTGGTGAATTTTTCAAGCGTCGAACTGTTGAGACACCCACCCCAAAAATAATAGTTGCCCCATCTCCGAGTTCGCCACCCACTCTGCCAGAAATCATTGAGTCTCCAGCGCCAGAAAGAGTTACGCCGTCGCCAGAACCACAGCCAACACCTGAATCAACACCGTTACCCGAAGATACTCAACTCTAACTTTTGCGATAAAGCTTCAAGAAAAACAAGCCCTGCTATTGGATTTCCAATTGTATCTAAAGCGGGGCTGTAACAAGCGATCGCTCCCTCGCTTGGTACTATTGCTACAAGTCCACCACCAATGCCTGATTTCATCGGCAGACCAATCCTAACTGCAAACTCGGCAGAAGCTTCATAAAGTCCACAAGTTGACATCACAGCATTGACAATTTGGCGATTTTGTGATTTCAAACGGTGATATTCACAAGCTAGGAGTTTTCCTAACAGAGCTAAATCTTCAACTCGCCCCGATAAACAGCATATTTGTTCGTATGTGTCAAGGGATGTTTCCAAATTTTCGAGATGTCCGATTTCGGCAAGATAATTGGCGATCGCTTCATTGGCTGTTGAACGTGTTAATCGCACAGAAGTCAACATAGCTTCATCTAAATTTACTTGACAACCTGCTAATTCATTCAACCATTGACAAAATAAAAGAGTGCGAACTCTAGGGTCTTTTCCTGGTAACTTATCAGCGAGGGTAATTGCCCCACTATTAATCATGGGGTTGCGGGGGCGGCCGCGATCGCTAACTAATTGTTCTAAAGAATTGAAGGGTGCATCTGATGGTTCCACTCCAACCCAGCTGAAAACTGTTTCTGTGCCAAAATGTTCTAGCAGATATAGCAGGGAAAATGTTTTAATAACACTCATCAGCGGAAACACACAAGCCGTATCTCCAAAACTGATGGTTTTTCCTGATTTACAGCAGATGTGAACTGCAAACCAATCGGGATTGGCTAAAGCTAATTGGGGAATGCGATCGGGAATTTGTCCGCGTTCAGCTTGGGTTTTGGCTTGTTGTACCCAAGCTGATAATTCTGTAGTGGTTAGTTTATCAAGTCTTTTCAAAAGTGATATCCCCTAAATCATTTCTAGTTTATGCGGTTACTAAGTGTTAGTAACTGGCAGTTCTCAAGAGTAGCCAGTTTAAGGATCAATCTTTTGTAGAGACGGCGATTTATCGCGTCTCCTGGCTTAACCGAACTCATAGAAATGTTCTGTAATATAGACTTAATATTTATGTAGCAGCATATCTGCAACTTCACAAAAAGAAGCTGCGCTCTTAATATTTGCTGATTCTATATCACCGAATCCATAGGAGGCGTGAATAAAATCAACCCCTGCTCTCATTGCTGCTAATCTATCACTTTCTGTGTCTCCAATATAAACTGCATTTGTTAAGTTATTACGCTGACAGATTGCAATGATATTTTCAGCTTTGGGTTTTTGAGTTCTACCAAAACATTCTGAATCTAGAAATATATCGCCAAAAGTCTTGCTTGAATTACTACTGTTTAAAGGCATAGAAAGAAATACCTGCAAGTACCAATACTCGCAATT
It encodes the following:
- the glsA gene encoding glutaminase A codes for the protein MKRLDKLTTTELSAWVQQAKTQAERGQIPDRIPQLALANPDWFAVHICCKSGKTISFGDTACVFPLMSVIKTFSLLYLLEHFGTETVFSWVGVEPSDAPFNSLEQLVSDRGRPRNPMINSGAITLADKLPGKDPRVRTLLFCQWLNELAGCQVNLDEAMLTSVRLTRSTANEAIANYLAEIGHLENLETSLDTYEQICCLSGRVEDLALLGKLLACEYHRLKSQNRQIVNAVMSTCGLYEASAEFAVRIGLPMKSGIGGGLVAIVPSEGAIACYSPALDTIGNPIAGLVFLEALSQKLELSIFG
- a CDS encoding HAD family hydrolase, which gives rise to MVGVIFDLDGTLWNISSVCANAWNQAIKVANIPRIPITEDDINRVSGLPFIECIKKIFPDIAEENIDKLSLLIEDCEKQEIKTRGGTLYKGVSEYLDILSAQFSLFLVSNCEYWYLQVFLSMPLNSSNSSKTFGDIFLDSECFGRTQKPKAENIIAICQRNNLTNAVYIGDTESDRLAAMRAGVDFIHASYGFGDIESANIKSAASFCEVADMLLHKY